The following are encoded together in the Anaerostipes caccae L1-92 genome:
- a CDS encoding class II fructose-bisphosphate aldolase codes for MIISMGEMLGKAKKEGYGVAAPNVFNRETIEASFLAAGKLKAPVILDVASVHGIYECADLARFYAARYPEVPVAVNLDHGGAFEDIIQAIHAGFSSVMIDRSTLLYEENVREVKEIVKVAHAVGVSVEAELGHVGQGDEYEETRDAGLTKLEEAQSYVEETGIDCLAVAVGTSHGVYKGTPHLEFELLSTLSKEIKIPLVLHGGSGTGDDNLAKAVKTGIQKVNLNTDLSEAGKNALRKALESSAPRKDVKAAGEFAPKKMNMQQTIAAGTEGFQEVLEHYMRLFDSQNRW; via the coding sequence ATGATTATTTCAATGGGAGAAATGCTTGGCAAGGCAAAGAAAGAAGGATACGGGGTGGCGGCCCCAAATGTATTCAACAGAGAGACGATCGAGGCATCTTTTCTGGCCGCAGGAAAACTAAAAGCGCCGGTGATCCTTGATGTGGCTTCTGTCCACGGCATTTACGAGTGTGCAGACCTGGCGAGGTTTTATGCAGCCAGATATCCGGAAGTACCCGTGGCGGTGAATCTGGACCACGGCGGCGCCTTTGAGGATATCATACAGGCGATCCACGCCGGATTCAGTTCTGTCATGATCGACCGTTCCACACTTCTGTATGAGGAAAACGTAAGAGAAGTAAAGGAAATCGTAAAAGTGGCTCATGCGGTCGGCGTTTCCGTAGAAGCAGAGCTTGGTCATGTGGGTCAGGGCGACGAATATGAGGAGACAAGAGATGCGGGACTGACCAAATTGGAAGAAGCACAGTCCTATGTGGAAGAAACCGGAATTGACTGCCTGGCTGTGGCCGTGGGAACGTCGCATGGAGTGTATAAAGGAACTCCTCATCTGGAATTTGAACTTCTCTCCACTTTATCAAAAGAAATCAAGATTCCTCTTGTACTCCACGGAGGTTCCGGCACAGGAGATGACAATCTTGCCAAAGCAGTGAAGACCGGAATACAGAAAGTCAATTTAAACACAGATTTAAGCGAGGCAGGAAAGAATGCACTGAGGAAAGCCCTTGAGAGCAGCGCGCCAAGAAAAGATGTTAAGGCCGCAGGAGAGTTTGCACCGAAGAAAATGAACATGCAGCAGACCATCGCAGCGGGAACCGAGGGATTTCAGGAAGTGCTGGAACACTACATGAGGCTGTTTGATTCACAGAACCGGTGGTAA
- a CDS encoding sugar phosphate isomerase/epimerase family protein yields the protein MIHRTGGKPMDLIDRKQPAPMNHIFRFYEFKDYLRAAAESGYESIDLWTCGAHYFVDAHTHEETKSLKRMLGDYGLKAVSMTPEQSCPKPFHMAAKRPEIRKKAKRYFQHMIRAASELDCDRVLITSGWQFFSEDREEAWKRSEEMVGELCRFSEDYGVYLTMETLSKKSTRLCNRLEDVKRMMEAVNSGQFAVTADIHTIHNAGESLQDWFDAFGKRLNLVHFMDYRDGAFSHLKWGDGTCDLEGTLKLLDQNDYRGPLVLEYTDSRYFEDPAAVYEDTMKRLKPYIRR from the coding sequence TTGATTCACAGAACCGGTGGTAAACCTATGGATCTGATCGACAGGAAACAGCCCGCTCCCATGAATCATATCTTCCGCTTTTATGAGTTTAAGGACTATCTGAGGGCGGCAGCAGAAAGCGGCTATGAGAGCATTGACCTTTGGACATGCGGAGCCCACTATTTTGTGGATGCCCATACTCATGAGGAAACAAAAAGCCTCAAAAGGATGCTTGGAGACTATGGGCTGAAAGCGGTGAGCATGACGCCGGAGCAGTCCTGTCCGAAGCCATTTCACATGGCCGCAAAAAGACCGGAGATCAGAAAAAAGGCGAAACGCTATTTTCAGCATATGATCCGGGCGGCGTCAGAACTTGACTGTGACAGAGTGCTGATCACATCCGGCTGGCAGTTCTTTTCCGAAGACAGGGAAGAAGCCTGGAAAAGGAGTGAGGAAATGGTCGGGGAACTCTGCAGATTTTCAGAGGATTACGGCGTATATCTGACTATGGAGACCTTATCGAAGAAGAGCACCAGGCTGTGCAACCGGCTTGAAGATGTAAAACGGATGATGGAAGCGGTCAACTCCGGACAGTTTGCCGTGACCGCAGACATCCATACGATCCACAATGCCGGAGAATCCCTCCAGGACTGGTTTGATGCATTTGGAAAACGGCTGAATTTGGTACACTTTATGGATTACAGAGACGGCGCCTTTTCCCATCTCAAATGGGGAGACGGAACTTGTGACCTGGAAGGGACACTGAAATTACTGGATCAAAACGATTACAGAGGGCCGCTGGTGCTGGAGTATACAGACAGCAGATATTTTGAAGACCCGGCGGCAGTCTATGAGGATACGATGAAAAGATTGAAACCATATATCAGGAGATAG
- a CDS encoding zinc-dependent alcohol dehydrogenase, with amino-acid sequence MAKTETTRFAVIEQERVVKVHERKIPELKADEVLIKNGACNICTTDYGQWTGARKNLKFPMAFGHEFSGTIVDMGSEVKGFEIGEPVGIGYDNCGKCEFCKKGLTSECVTLGEGRNKLSPDGYHGGFGCSEYVVKPYRSLFKMDPSIDPSEAAFVEPVGTVCQGLRKLRVSAGEKVVVIGAGTMGILNALALKAEGCDVLITEMMEKKLKVARNLGLHAVDVSKEDPVEKVKEWTDGRGADAVILAVGVTAANDQALEMVKHLHGRILLFAAGYPAPELHVDSNLIHYRKMELIGTFSADLCDFKKAAELISEKKIDLSKLVEAKYPLDQVQEAFEAAVVPGAYRVSVVF; translated from the coding sequence ATGGCAAAAACAGAGACGACAAGATTTGCAGTGATCGAACAGGAACGGGTGGTGAAAGTACATGAGCGGAAGATTCCGGAACTGAAAGCCGATGAGGTGCTGATCAAAAACGGAGCCTGCAACATTTGTACGACAGATTACGGACAGTGGACCGGGGCCAGAAAGAATCTGAAGTTTCCTATGGCATTCGGGCATGAATTCAGCGGGACGATCGTTGATATGGGATCGGAGGTAAAAGGATTTGAAATAGGAGAGCCGGTTGGCATCGGCTATGACAACTGCGGGAAATGTGAGTTCTGCAAAAAGGGCCTCACAAGTGAGTGTGTGACTCTGGGAGAAGGAAGGAATAAACTTTCACCGGACGGTTACCACGGAGGCTTCGGCTGCTCTGAGTATGTGGTCAAGCCGTACCGCTCTCTGTTTAAGATGGACCCGTCCATCGATCCTTCCGAGGCGGCATTTGTGGAACCGGTTGGCACGGTCTGCCAGGGACTGCGCAAATTAAGAGTGTCCGCGGGAGAAAAAGTGGTCGTCATCGGAGCCGGAACCATGGGGATTCTGAATGCACTGGCGTTAAAGGCAGAAGGATGCGATGTGCTCATCACGGAAATGATGGAGAAAAAACTTAAAGTAGCAAGAAATCTGGGACTTCACGCAGTGGATGTATCTAAGGAAGATCCGGTGGAAAAAGTAAAAGAATGGACGGACGGACGCGGCGCCGATGCGGTCATCCTGGCGGTAGGTGTCACGGCGGCCAATGATCAGGCCCTTGAGATGGTGAAACATCTTCACGGAAGAATTCTATTATTTGCCGCAGGATATCCGGCTCCGGAACTGCATGTGGATTCCAACCTGATTCATTACAGAAAAATGGAGCTGATCGGAACATTTTCAGCGGATCTCTGTGACTTTAAAAAAGCCGCGGAGCTGATCAGCGAAAAGAAAATTGACCTGTCTAAACTTGTGGAGGCAAAATATCCGCTGGATCAGGTGCAGGAAGCCTTCGAGGCCGCTGTTGTCCCCGGAGCTTACAGGGTCAGCGTAGTATTTTAA
- a CDS encoding PTS sugar transporter subunit IIB — protein MIKKLRVDYRLVHGQVAISWSRALGVDCILVANDEVAKDEMRQSMLRISKPQGIKLVIKSMEDSIKAIKSGVTDKYKLFIVVNNVKDVERLTDAVPEINDVNLGVLPAVEGSRALSKAINVTADDTETLKHLLSKGIRMEIQQVPTETAVKVTEKLLES, from the coding sequence ATGATTAAGAAATTAAGAGTCGATTATCGTCTGGTACACGGACAGGTGGCGATCTCCTGGTCCAGGGCGCTGGGAGTGGATTGCATCCTGGTGGCAAATGATGAGGTGGCAAAAGATGAGATGCGCCAGTCTATGCTGCGTATTTCCAAACCCCAGGGAATTAAGCTGGTCATCAAATCTATGGAGGATTCCATTAAGGCCATCAAGTCAGGCGTCACTGACAAGTATAAATTGTTTATTGTGGTCAACAACGTAAAGGACGTGGAAAGGCTGACAGATGCCGTTCCGGAGATCAACGATGTAAACCTGGGAGTACTTCCGGCAGTGGAGGGAAGCAGGGCACTGAGTAAGGCAATCAACGTGACCGCAGACGACACAGAAACTCTGAAACACCTGCTTTCTAAGGGTATCCGCATGGAAATACAGCAGGTACCCACAGAAACCGCTGTAAAAGTTACGGAAAAACTGTTGGAGAGTTAG
- a CDS encoding PTS mannose/fructose/sorbose/N-acetylgalactosamine transporter subunit IIC yields the protein MLTKALLVGLILGLCKMEYFFGYCMICRPIVISTLTGLVLGDPVQGVILGSVLELMFIGSFPIGAAVSPDYGSAGAICTAFAIITTGGKAVATTLAVPIALLGGFIFIGCKLMNAAFGQVMMKKIEKDNTRAAGRIYLFGAFFTSFVVYFLYGFLSIYAGSTAVQAAVNAIPKVVINGLASAANLLPAIGFALLLKMIISKKMAPYFFVGFMLAAYLKLPTIAVTLFAVMMVLIILSNQKNTPETAEAYGGDENEF from the coding sequence ATGTTAACAAAAGCGCTGCTTGTGGGGCTGATTTTAGGCCTCTGCAAAATGGAATATTTTTTTGGGTACTGCATGATTTGCCGACCGATTGTCATTTCCACGCTGACTGGACTGGTTCTTGGAGATCCGGTGCAGGGTGTGATTCTTGGAAGCGTATTGGAACTAATGTTTATCGGGTCTTTTCCTATCGGAGCGGCAGTGAGTCCCGACTATGGCTCTGCGGGAGCTATCTGTACGGCATTTGCCATTATAACAACCGGAGGAAAGGCCGTGGCTACTACTCTTGCAGTGCCGATCGCCCTGCTCGGAGGCTTTATCTTTATCGGGTGTAAACTGATGAACGCGGCATTCGGACAGGTCATGATGAAGAAGATCGAGAAGGACAATACAAGGGCTGCAGGAAGAATTTATCTCTTTGGTGCATTTTTCACTAGTTTTGTTGTTTACTTTTTGTATGGCTTCCTGTCCATCTATGCGGGAAGCACTGCGGTGCAGGCAGCCGTCAATGCCATCCCTAAGGTGGTCATCAACGGGCTTGCCTCTGCGGCCAACCTGCTCCCGGCCATTGGTTTTGCCCTGCTTCTTAAAATGATCATCAGCAAGAAAATGGCACCGTACTTCTTTGTGGGATTTATGCTGGCGGCTTATCTAAAACTGCCGACCATTGCGGTGACATTGTTTGCAGTCATGATGGTACTGATCATCTTATCCAACCAGAAAAATACGCCGGAGACGGCAGAGGCCTATGGAGGTGACGAAAATGAGTTCTAA
- a CDS encoding PTS system mannose/fructose/sorbose family transporter subunit IID, with translation MSSKLNKKDLKQIFIRYLALNAMNDYPGQMHNGYTFSLMPAIDKIYDKKEDRIEAKKRHMEYFNITPNIAGFALGISAAMEEENEKNPDFDATSINAVKTGLMGPLSAIGDTLFPSTLRILATSLVIGMAAAGNVFAPVLFLLMYNIPNVLARWYSLKYGYSMGTEFLLKSEKSGIMDKVSYACSVVGLMAIGAMIVATVNVSTPITIGDVKNGGMVLQTTLDSIMPKILSLGLVGTIYWLLGKGVKVVPLLIGTMVVGVVLFALGIIA, from the coding sequence ATGAGTTCTAAGTTAAACAAGAAAGATTTAAAACAGATTTTTATCCGGTATCTTGCGCTGAATGCCATGAACGATTATCCGGGACAGATGCACAATGGCTACACTTTCAGCCTGATGCCGGCCATTGATAAGATTTATGACAAGAAAGAAGACAGGATAGAGGCAAAGAAACGCCATATGGAATACTTCAATATTACTCCGAATATTGCGGGATTTGCCCTGGGGATTTCTGCGGCAATGGAGGAGGAAAATGAAAAAAATCCAGACTTCGACGCCACGAGTATCAATGCGGTAAAAACAGGTCTCATGGGCCCGCTGTCAGCCATCGGAGATACTTTATTTCCTTCTACGCTGAGAATCCTTGCCACATCCTTAGTCATCGGCATGGCTGCCGCGGGAAATGTGTTTGCTCCGGTCTTATTCCTGCTGATGTACAACATTCCGAATGTGCTGGCCCGCTGGTACAGCTTAAAATACGGGTACAGTATGGGAACAGAATTCCTGCTGAAATCCGAGAAGTCCGGAATCATGGACAAAGTTTCCTATGCCTGCTCTGTGGTCGGACTCATGGCCATCGGCGCTATGATCGTGGCTACGGTCAACGTGTCTACGCCAATCACTATCGGGGATGTGAAAAACGGCGGAATGGTACTCCAAACAACATTGGACAGCATCATGCCGAAAATTCTCTCCCTTGGCCTGGTTGGTACAATCTACTGGCTGCTCGGCAAAGGAGTCAAAGTCGTGCCTCTCCTGATCGGCACCATGGTTGTGGGAGTCGTCTTATTTGCACTGGGCATCATCGCATAG
- a CDS encoding mannitol dehydrogenase: MKKQKKELLVIGAGNIGRGVIGGLFYESGYHLYLYDIMAERMEQLKKQGTYLIERVGAEEKRRVLVKGFDVLDCSDEKDLVLHMEQVDLIACCVYEGAFESIAQNLAQAIKVRSRENAGNFNILLCVNALGAPDFFEKRLGELLKGDEEALAYLKEKTGICQVMVGMAAMPSSKELMEEDPFAVTTKLDGHIGIDAEAFKGEFPEAEQVGKSVKAKAQIYRKVYTGNMKHCMTAFLGKAKGCTYIADTYDDPWIDDFISGAFYEAEEAVSREYGFTEEERKEWVDFIMNAPKNRNLKDEIRRVAAGPKGKLSRGNRFTGPALLCMKHHILPYYLAKGIAYGFLYRDEEEPESIEITDYVKEHGIREAIMKYCGLLPDEWELLDLIGAQYQEALKQR; this comes from the coding sequence TTGAAAAAACAGAAAAAAGAACTGCTGGTCATCGGAGCAGGAAATATCGGACGGGGCGTCATCGGAGGGCTGTTTTATGAATCCGGTTATCATCTGTACTTATATGACATCATGGCAGAGCGGATGGAACAGCTGAAAAAACAGGGTACCTATCTGATCGAGAGAGTCGGCGCCGAAGAAAAACGGCGTGTGCTTGTAAAAGGATTTGACGTCCTGGACTGTTCAGACGAAAAAGATCTGGTCCTGCACATGGAACAGGTGGATCTGATTGCCTGCTGTGTCTATGAGGGGGCATTTGAGAGCATCGCGCAGAATCTGGCTCAGGCCATAAAGGTCAGAAGCAGGGAAAATGCAGGGAACTTTAACATCCTGCTCTGCGTCAACGCCCTTGGGGCTCCGGATTTCTTTGAAAAACGTCTTGGGGAATTGTTGAAAGGTGATGAGGAAGCGCTGGCTTATCTGAAAGAAAAGACAGGAATCTGTCAGGTTATGGTCGGCATGGCAGCTATGCCGTCTTCCAAAGAGCTGATGGAAGAAGACCCGTTTGCCGTCACAACCAAACTGGACGGACACATCGGTATTGACGCGGAAGCGTTTAAGGGAGAATTTCCAGAGGCAGAACAGGTAGGGAAATCGGTGAAAGCCAAAGCCCAGATTTACCGGAAAGTATATACAGGGAATATGAAGCACTGTATGACGGCATTTCTCGGGAAAGCAAAGGGATGTACTTACATTGCAGATACATATGACGATCCGTGGATCGATGACTTTATTTCCGGCGCCTTTTATGAAGCGGAAGAAGCGGTTTCCAGAGAGTATGGATTTACAGAAGAAGAGCGGAAAGAATGGGTGGATTTTATTATGAATGCGCCGAAAAACCGCAATTTAAAAGACGAGATCCGCAGAGTTGCCGCAGGGCCCAAAGGGAAACTCTCAAGAGGGAACCGTTTTACAGGACCAGCGCTTCTGTGTATGAAACATCATATCCTTCCGTATTATCTGGCGAAAGGAATCGCCTATGGATTCCTCTACCGGGATGAGGAAGAACCAGAGAGCATCGAGATCACGGATTACGTAAAGGAACATGGAATCCGGGAGGCCATAATGAAATACTGTGGACTGCTGCCGGATGAATGGGAGCTTTTAGATCTGATTGGAGCACAGTATCAAGAAGCATTGAAACAGAGATAG
- a CDS encoding aldo/keto reductase, producing MRYKHFKNAGADISALTVGTWGIAGANSAGVSWGDVDTKESIAAVRRMVENGVNMVDTAPIYGEGHSEEVVGQALKGIRDKVYLTTKFGSYINHFTGTSVRDCKYNTVEREIDESLKRLQTDYIDFYVMHWPDVNTPIEETMAAVNMLKEKGKIRFIGMSNSPKELIMEAQKYAKIDVIQPPFSMVNQTERELMEWAETQGIGTMTYGSLGAGILTGAIRECPEYDPKDMRLVFYPFFKEPTFSKIMELLKTLDAIAEEHEKPVAQVSINWSTQKSFVSTALTGVNTPAQADENCSAFDWELTEEEIARIDSEIKRLEIG from the coding sequence ATGAGATATAAACATTTTAAAAATGCAGGAGCAGATATATCAGCGCTGACCGTGGGAACATGGGGAATTGCGGGAGCCAATTCAGCGGGAGTCAGCTGGGGAGACGTGGATACAAAGGAATCCATCGCAGCCGTGCGCCGGATGGTGGAAAATGGGGTCAATATGGTGGATACCGCACCGATTTACGGGGAAGGACACTCAGAGGAGGTCGTTGGACAGGCGTTAAAAGGGATCAGGGATAAGGTATATTTGACGACCAAGTTTGGGTCTTATATTAATCATTTTACCGGTACGTCTGTGAGAGACTGCAAATATAATACCGTGGAGAGGGAGATTGACGAATCCTTAAAACGCCTTCAAACGGATTATATTGACTTTTATGTTATGCACTGGCCGGATGTAAATACGCCGATCGAAGAGACGATGGCAGCGGTCAATATGCTGAAAGAAAAAGGCAAGATCCGGTTTATCGGGATGTCCAACTCTCCGAAAGAGCTGATCATGGAAGCGCAGAAATATGCAAAGATCGATGTGATTCAGCCGCCGTTTTCTATGGTAAATCAGACGGAGAGAGAGCTGATGGAATGGGCGGAGACTCAGGGCATCGGCACCATGACGTATGGTTCCCTCGGCGCAGGAATTTTAACCGGGGCTATCAGGGAGTGTCCGGAGTATGATCCGAAAGATATGCGGCTCGTATTCTACCCATTTTTTAAAGAGCCGACATTTTCAAAGATCATGGAATTGTTAAAGACTCTGGATGCCATCGCAGAGGAACACGAAAAGCCGGTGGCACAGGTTTCGATTAACTGGAGTACACAGAAAAGCTTTGTGAGTACGGCGCTCACAGGTGTGAATACCCCGGCACAAGCCGATGAAAACTGCAGTGCTTTTGACTGGGAGCTTACAGAGGAAGAGATAGCAAGGATCGACAGCGAGATTAAGAGGCTTGAGATCGGATGA
- a CDS encoding HPr family phosphocarrier protein translates to MSMRRKIKIQNSSGIHIRTAAELANLCENMPCDVKIMWKDRTYDGKSIIELLDARIRKGDEIILEVTGKEEDKTIRKIEDCILRWR, encoded by the coding sequence ATGAGTATGAGAAGAAAGATAAAGATCCAAAACAGCAGCGGTATTCATATTCGCACGGCGGCCGAGCTTGCAAATTTATGTGAAAATATGCCGTGTGACGTAAAGATCATGTGGAAGGACCGCACCTATGACGGAAAAAGCATCATAGAACTTCTCGATGCCAGGATACGTAAAGGGGACGAGATCATCCTTGAAGTTACAGGCAAAGAAGAAGATAAGACAATAAGAAAAATTGAAGACTGTATTCTTCGCTGGAGATAA
- a CDS encoding pyruvate formate lyase family protein, with product MEERLKALKQQIQQRNDMGVRSTYLYKYIADSLRTTENEPVQIRRAKAFANILEEVKLEVLPYELIAGSMLGMCPVYEERMTEEEQEKKSVQTIENYRKEKAENKNLDGSIVFEEGHAKSFEDDFTSKKSRWSLMSRVHHDASIEFKDLQKQIALMEERYAGCKDLEPYEIGRELERAFKIPYAAEDKKLYNELPWFVGNHLNLNYGRALQKGLLQMKDEIISRLGSSSDPEKSEYYEAARIAVDAVIRFIKRYADELDLHSQNTNVTEERSRELKRMADICRKISEKPAKSFYEAVQLTWMLHIIANIQGGSALSFGRLDQYLYPYFKKDTEEGRITYSEAKELVGCLWLKVNEPKMRTVQSVTLGGITPDGKDAANELTRICLQTAKDAGMPYPNVGLRVNRLNPDWIYEEALETIKAGCGQPMLLNDEIWITNMKKLGYPEDQANDYYNMGCVEIMIPGKQPNWGVTEAIAFPVLIEEVMRKWGAGEIKIRSFDEFMDAYLQEMDIAIEADRQEALQKKANMTERCYDPFSSVLIDGCLEHGKDMLQGGSECPVHWSVYAYGIGTAADSLCAVKKFVFDDQKVTLEQMKDALEADFEGYEELRAMLDRMTPAYGNGLEEVDSIADKVLTHFSKSVFELNHNSEKDKYVSTLFGYFFHIYHGEIVGATPNGRHKGEPFSDSMGPGQGKDVKGPTRLLHSVIRLNDDYITGGYALNYKLNPAFLNEEKGRQAAISLLKTYIENRGPQIQVYTTNLDDIKDAQVHPEKHRDLIVRVGGYCEFFVNLDRVLQNEIIARTMYGEG from the coding sequence ATGGAGGAAAGATTAAAAGCTTTAAAACAGCAGATACAGCAGCGAAATGATATGGGAGTGCGGTCCACTTATCTTTATAAATATATTGCGGATTCATTAAGGACGACAGAGAATGAACCGGTACAGATCAGAAGGGCGAAAGCTTTTGCCAATATACTGGAAGAAGTAAAATTAGAAGTCCTTCCGTATGAATTGATTGCCGGGAGTATGCTCGGCATGTGCCCGGTGTATGAGGAACGGATGACAGAGGAAGAACAGGAAAAGAAGTCTGTACAGACGATTGAGAACTATCGGAAGGAAAAAGCAGAAAATAAGAATCTTGACGGATCCATCGTGTTTGAAGAGGGCCATGCAAAAAGCTTTGAGGACGATTTCACCAGCAAAAAAAGCCGCTGGTCGCTGATGTCCAGAGTCCACCATGACGCCAGCATCGAATTTAAAGATCTGCAGAAGCAGATTGCATTGATGGAAGAGCGGTACGCCGGATGTAAAGATCTGGAACCGTATGAGATCGGAAGAGAGCTGGAACGCGCATTCAAGATCCCATATGCGGCAGAGGACAAAAAGCTGTACAATGAGCTCCCGTGGTTTGTGGGAAATCATTTGAATCTCAATTACGGGAGGGCTTTGCAGAAAGGTCTTTTACAAATGAAAGATGAGATCATCAGCCGGCTTGGCAGTTCGTCAGACCCGGAAAAGTCTGAATATTATGAGGCAGCCCGTATTGCGGTTGACGCAGTGATCCGATTTATCAAACGGTATGCGGATGAACTGGATCTGCACAGCCAGAATACCAACGTGACGGAGGAGAGAAGCAGAGAGTTAAAAAGGATGGCAGACATCTGCCGGAAGATTTCAGAGAAGCCTGCAAAATCATTTTATGAAGCCGTCCAGCTGACCTGGATGCTGCATATCATTGCCAATATCCAGGGCGGTTCTGCATTATCTTTCGGAAGACTGGATCAGTATTTATATCCGTATTTTAAGAAGGACACAGAGGAAGGCAGAATTACATACAGCGAGGCAAAAGAGCTGGTGGGATGCCTGTGGCTGAAGGTGAATGAGCCGAAGATGCGTACTGTACAGAGTGTTACATTGGGAGGGATTACCCCGGATGGAAAAGATGCGGCCAATGAGCTGACCCGGATCTGTCTTCAGACAGCAAAAGACGCCGGGATGCCTTATCCAAATGTGGGACTCCGGGTGAACCGTCTGAATCCTGACTGGATTTATGAGGAGGCACTGGAAACGATCAAAGCCGGATGCGGGCAGCCGATGCTGTTAAATGACGAGATATGGATCACAAATATGAAGAAGCTTGGATATCCGGAGGACCAGGCCAATGATTATTACAATATGGGATGCGTGGAGATCATGATTCCCGGGAAACAGCCCAACTGGGGAGTTACAGAGGCCATCGCATTTCCGGTCCTCATAGAAGAAGTTATGAGAAAATGGGGAGCAGGGGAAATTAAGATCCGGTCATTTGATGAGTTCATGGACGCATATTTACAGGAGATGGATATAGCAATAGAAGCTGACCGGCAGGAGGCACTGCAGAAGAAAGCCAATATGACAGAACGGTGTTATGATCCCTTTTCTTCAGTCTTGATCGATGGGTGCCTGGAACATGGAAAAGATATGCTGCAGGGCGGAAGCGAGTGTCCTGTGCACTGGTCTGTCTATGCCTACGGCATCGGAACTGCGGCTGACTCCCTGTGTGCAGTGAAAAAATTTGTCTTTGATGATCAGAAGGTGACACTGGAGCAGATGAAGGATGCGCTGGAGGCAGACTTTGAAGGTTATGAAGAACTGCGCGCCATGCTGGACCGCATGACACCTGCTTACGGCAATGGATTAGAAGAAGTGGACAGTATTGCGGACAAAGTCCTTACTCATTTCTCCAAATCGGTCTTTGAGCTGAATCACAATTCAGAAAAGGATAAATATGTGTCGACGCTCTTCGGTTACTTTTTCCACATTTATCACGGGGAAATTGTCGGTGCGACACCAAACGGCAGGCATAAAGGAGAACCGTTCAGTGACAGCATGGGACCGGGACAGGGAAAAGACGTAAAGGGCCCTACCAGGCTGCTCCATTCTGTCATCCGGCTGAATGATGACTATATAACGGGCGGATATGCCTTGAATTATAAGCTGAATCCTGCATTTTTAAATGAGGAAAAAGGGAGGCAGGCTGCCATCAGCCTCCTTAAGACCTACATAGAAAACAGAGGACCGCAGATCCAGGTTTATACAACAAATTTGGACGATATAAAAGATGCCCAGGTCCATCCTGAAAAGCACAGGGATTTGATCGTACGCGTAGGCGGTTACTGCGAGTTTTTTGTGAATCTCGACAGAGTGCTGCAGAACGAAATTATTGCAAGAACGATGTACGGGGAAGGATAG
- a CDS encoding glycyl-radical enzyme activating protein, which produces MEEEVKGLIFGIQHFSIHDGDGIRSNVFMKGCPLRCLWCHNPEGLAPAAELQYFENKCRKCGKCGGICHNLQTVSKESQSIKETYAKGCPYGALELVGEEMTAEEVLEEVCIDQAFFRTSKGGITLSGGEPMIQADFVLELLKKSKEMGLSTAIETSGYSDQRNYERILPYADEFLWDYKETDNVKHRELTGVENKKILENLRFLYQKGAVITLRCPVIPGVNDTEEHFRGIAGLIKELRNLKGWEIMPYHRMGIAKEKRLGKGESIEFSVPSKEVQEQWKQKILSYIGEDSDVNVN; this is translated from the coding sequence ATGGAAGAGGAAGTGAAGGGGCTGATTTTTGGTATCCAGCATTTTTCAATTCATGACGGTGACGGAATCAGGAGCAATGTTTTTATGAAGGGATGTCCGCTCAGATGCCTGTGGTGTCACAACCCTGAAGGGCTGGCACCGGCCGCTGAACTGCAGTATTTTGAAAACAAATGCCGGAAGTGCGGCAAATGCGGCGGCATCTGTCATAATCTGCAGACCGTATCCAAAGAGTCACAGTCCATAAAAGAAACATATGCAAAAGGCTGTCCTTACGGTGCACTGGAACTGGTGGGAGAAGAAATGACGGCAGAGGAAGTTCTCGAAGAAGTCTGTATAGACCAGGCATTTTTCCGTACAAGCAAAGGTGGAATTACTCTTTCGGGCGGGGAGCCGATGATACAGGCAGACTTTGTTCTTGAGCTGTTAAAGAAATCGAAGGAGATGGGACTGTCCACAGCCATAGAGACCAGCGGGTATTCTGACCAGAGGAATTATGAACGGATTCTTCCCTATGCGGATGAGTTTTTATGGGACTATAAAGAGACAGACAATGTAAAGCACAGGGAATTGACCGGAGTGGAAAACAAGAAGATTCTTGAAAATTTAAGATTTCTTTACCAGAAGGGTGCAGTGATCACTTTGAGGTGCCCGGTAATCCCGGGAGTGAACGACACAGAGGAACATTTCAGAGGAATCGCGGGACTCATAAAAGAACTGAGGAATTTGAAAGGATGGGAAATCATGCCCTACCACCGGATGGGCATTGCAAAAGAAAAGAGATTAGGAAAAGGTGAGAGCATAGAATTCTCTGTGCCCTCCAAAGAAGTACAGGAACAGTGGAAACAAAAAATTTTATCATATATAGGAGAAGATTCAGATGTTAATGTTAATTGA